In Candidatus Poribacteria bacterium, a genomic segment contains:
- a CDS encoding LamG domain-containing protein, giving the protein MTRLSISTIFFSAVILLAMTEANAGLDKGLVFYLNFDNVKNQTIGDTSGNGLDAEIIENTKIVTGKYGDAIHLTNNGQDCVNIPSHEKLKVTGEITMTAWIHYQETWKGKKVHWIDKGCHWFEVDWGASYGIGSIDIGTGPGIWLFLGARDDRGISDRQEFIVPHEMEEKRWHHVAGSYDGKTMKVYLDGEVMGEENREFNFAGDNIASVWIGCAKNKFAFVNGSIDEAAVWQRALNGTEIKQAMSGNFLAVSPNGKIATTWANIKKRESL; this is encoded by the coding sequence ATGACACGATTATCCATCAGCACTATTTTCTTCAGTGCTGTTATTCTGTTAGCGATGACTGAAGCGAACGCGGGTCTTGATAAGGGGCTTGTTTTCTATCTGAACTTTGACAACGTTAAAAATCAAACGATTGGTGATACGTCCGGCAATGGTCTTGACGCGGAAATCATTGAGAATACCAAGATTGTGACGGGTAAATATGGGGATGCGATTCATTTGACGAACAACGGACAGGATTGCGTCAATATCCCTTCCCACGAGAAGTTAAAAGTCACAGGTGAAATAACAATGACAGCATGGATCCACTATCAAGAAACGTGGAAAGGCAAGAAGGTGCATTGGATTGATAAAGGTTGTCATTGGTTTGAAGTTGATTGGGGTGCTTCTTATGGCATCGGTAGTATTGACATCGGTACCGGGCCGGGAATCTGGTTGTTTTTGGGGGCACGGGATGACCGGGGAATTTCGGATCGGCAAGAATTCATCGTGCCGCATGAAATGGAGGAAAAAAGGTGGCATCATGTCGCCGGAAGCTACGACGGAAAAACGATGAAAGTTTATTTAGACGGTGAAGTCATGGGCGAAGAAAATAGGGAATTCAACTTCGCTGGCGACAATATCGCGAGCGTCTGGATAGGATGCGCAAAAAACAAATTCGCATTTGTCAATGGCTCTATTGACGAAGCTGCAGTCTGGCAACGGGCACTTAACGGAACCGAAATCAAACAAGCAATGTCGGGAAATTTTCTCGCTGTTTCACCGAACGGTAAAATAGCAACGACCTGGGCAAATATCAAAAAAAGGGAGTCCCTTTAA